The following proteins are encoded in a genomic region of Neomicrococcus aestuarii:
- a CDS encoding LamB/YcsF family protein, which produces MSTIDLNSDVGESFGNWTMGDDAAIFESVSSANVACGFHAGDPSTIKQTCKDAVAKNITIGAHVAYRDLAGFGRRFLDCSPQELADDVLYQIGALEAMARAVGGTIKYVKPHGALYNTIVHHEAHAQAVVDAVKASGLELPLLLLPGSVALAKAEQAGLRAVAEAFADRAYTPEGTLVSRREPGAVLHDSTEVARNMVRLATTGKIIAIDGSEIDMPAESICVHGDTAGAVEMARQVRTALEDAGVTIKAFA; this is translated from the coding sequence ATGAGCACTATTGACCTCAACAGCGATGTTGGAGAATCTTTCGGCAACTGGACCATGGGAGATGACGCTGCCATCTTCGAGTCCGTCTCAAGCGCCAACGTGGCCTGTGGTTTCCACGCGGGAGACCCGTCCACCATCAAGCAGACTTGCAAGGACGCCGTCGCGAAGAACATCACCATCGGTGCTCACGTAGCTTATCGCGATCTCGCGGGCTTTGGCCGTCGGTTCTTGGATTGCTCCCCGCAAGAGCTCGCCGATGACGTGCTGTACCAAATCGGCGCCCTAGAAGCCATGGCGCGCGCGGTCGGCGGCACCATCAAGTACGTCAAGCCGCACGGCGCGCTCTACAACACGATCGTTCACCATGAGGCCCACGCACAGGCTGTGGTTGACGCCGTCAAGGCTTCCGGACTGGAACTCCCGCTACTCCTTCTTCCTGGATCGGTGGCTCTCGCGAAAGCTGAACAGGCTGGCCTTCGCGCCGTCGCCGAAGCTTTCGCGGACCGCGCTTACACCCCTGAAGGTACGCTCGTGAGCCGCCGTGAACCCGGCGCCGTCCTGCACGATTCCACGGAAGTGGCCCGCAACATGGTCCGCTTGGCCACCACGGGAAAGATCATTGCGATCGACGGCTCTGAGATCGATATGCCCGCCGAAAGCATTTGTGTCCACGGCGACACCGCCGGAGCGGTCGAAATGGCCCGCCAGGTCCGCACCGCTCTGGAAGACGCTGGCGTCACCATCAAGGCCTTCGCGTGA
- a CDS encoding DUF2087 domain-containing protein — protein sequence MSSPLPNQDAEALKRARMIVAALASSTLRRPLLRDIMEAREEPRLDPHRDPTENTAQNTAEDTADSSRSKRAQYDWLARGIINEPLLRETSTQLKNLLSEDLILRVGRLDQLPAKEPERITQSQLIIRTVFQRVKPRKFLTEPELNAGLAMFVEDVALVRRDGVDSGFLDRSSDGARYALRA from the coding sequence ATGAGCTCTCCCCTACCGAATCAGGATGCTGAGGCACTGAAGCGAGCGCGCATGATCGTTGCTGCTCTTGCAAGTTCTACGCTCCGGAGACCGTTGCTCCGGGACATCATGGAAGCGCGGGAAGAACCGCGTCTGGATCCGCACCGAGACCCTACCGAGAACACGGCCCAGAACACCGCAGAAGACACCGCCGACAGCTCCCGTTCAAAGCGCGCACAGTACGACTGGCTCGCCCGCGGCATCATCAATGAACCACTGTTGCGAGAGACTTCCACTCAGCTCAAGAACCTTCTCAGCGAGGATCTCATTCTTCGTGTGGGCCGCCTGGACCAACTTCCCGCTAAGGAACCGGAACGGATTACGCAGTCCCAACTCATTATTCGGACGGTTTTCCAACGAGTTAAACCTCGAAAATTCCTCACCGAGCCCGAGCTCAACGCCGGCCTCGCGATGTTTGTTGAAGATGTTGCTCTGGTGAGGCGCGATGGAGTTGATTCCGGGTTTTTGGACCGCAGTTCCGACGGCGCCCGGTATGCGCTTCGCGCGTGA
- a CDS encoding SRPBCC family protein, whose product MTTEKQQLKLERVLKAPRATVWSAWTEVPVLVQWFAPDGWTVRESDAVIDARVGGREHFVMHSIENPDMQSPVDAVFVEVREPELLVGQTEATPQNGGNVMELRVELEEVDAETTLMKVSQGPYDAEILPLAQEGWGSTLRKLEALLAK is encoded by the coding sequence ATGACTACTGAAAAGCAGCAATTGAAACTTGAGCGCGTGCTGAAGGCGCCCCGCGCCACCGTCTGGTCCGCGTGGACCGAAGTGCCCGTTTTGGTGCAGTGGTTTGCGCCCGACGGCTGGACCGTCCGCGAGTCCGACGCCGTCATTGACGCCCGCGTAGGCGGCCGCGAGCACTTCGTGATGCACTCAATCGAGAACCCAGACATGCAGTCGCCGGTGGACGCCGTTTTCGTTGAAGTTCGCGAACCAGAACTATTGGTGGGACAGACCGAAGCCACCCCGCAGAACGGCGGAAACGTCATGGAACTGCGTGTGGAGCTGGAAGAAGTGGACGCCGAAACCACCCTCATGAAGGTCTCCCAAGGTCCCTACGACGCAGAGATTCTGCCGCTCGCCCAAGAAGGCTGGGGCAGCACGCTGCGCAAACTTGAGGCTTTGCTCGCGAAGTAA
- a CDS encoding NAD(P)H-dependent oxidoreductase: MATNVLALVGSLRNGSHNAQLADAAVATAPEGVEVSVFKGLENIPFYNEDIDIEGQVPAAAAELRAAAADADALLFVSPEYNGTTPAVLNNAIDWLSRPFGASAASGMPTAVIGTAYGQFGGVWAQDEARKSAGIAGANVLEDAKLSIPNSVGRFAETHPKDDAEVVAQLQDVLGKLRAAAESN, encoded by the coding sequence ATGGCAACTAACGTCCTAGCACTCGTAGGATCGCTTCGAAACGGATCCCACAACGCACAGCTCGCAGACGCTGCCGTAGCAACCGCTCCCGAAGGTGTAGAGGTTTCCGTCTTCAAGGGCCTCGAGAACATCCCGTTCTACAACGAAGACATCGACATTGAAGGCCAGGTTCCTGCCGCTGCCGCCGAATTGCGCGCCGCAGCTGCAGATGCAGACGCTTTGCTCTTTGTTTCCCCTGAGTACAACGGCACCACCCCTGCTGTCTTGAACAACGCCATCGACTGGCTCTCCCGCCCATTCGGCGCTTCCGCAGCATCCGGCATGCCAACCGCAGTCATCGGAACCGCTTACGGCCAGTTCGGTGGAGTGTGGGCACAGGATGAGGCCCGCAAGTCTGCTGGTATCGCCGGCGCCAACGTCTTGGAAGACGCCAAGCTTTCCATCCCTAACTCCGTGGGTCGCTTCGCTGAAACCCACCCGAAGGATGACGCCGAGGTAGTGGCACAGCTTCAGGACGTCCTGGGCAAGCTTCGCGCTGCTGCGGAAAGCAACTAA
- a CDS encoding dioxygenase family protein — translation MTTESLATTKQPPVLFLSHGAPPLADDALWTSQLNTWSSTFEKPKDILMISAHWENAPVTLSATQRPTELVYDFWGFPQRYYDVRYDAPQAPELADEVTRLVGSHGHHVERDEERGLDHGAYVPLKEMFPEADVPVVQMSMPTLDPQGLFELGKSLAPLRDRGTLIVGSGFTTHNLRWFNPAGGPDSTPPSASSEFDHWAEEAMARGDVDSILDFLHKAPAAREAHPRSEHWAPLYVALGAAYTSGDINAKTAIDGFWFGLSKRSWTLT, via the coding sequence ATGACCACCGAATCTTTGGCAACCACCAAGCAACCGCCAGTTCTTTTCTTGAGCCACGGCGCGCCGCCCCTTGCGGACGATGCACTGTGGACCAGCCAGCTCAACACGTGGTCGTCCACGTTTGAGAAGCCCAAAGACATCCTCATGATTTCCGCGCACTGGGAGAACGCCCCGGTGACGCTTTCTGCAACGCAGCGCCCTACCGAACTCGTTTACGACTTCTGGGGTTTCCCACAGCGCTACTACGACGTCCGCTACGACGCCCCTCAGGCTCCCGAGCTCGCTGACGAAGTCACCCGTTTGGTCGGGAGCCACGGTCACCACGTGGAGCGCGACGAAGAGCGCGGCCTGGACCACGGCGCCTACGTTCCGCTCAAGGAAATGTTCCCTGAAGCTGACGTGCCGGTAGTGCAGATGTCCATGCCAACCCTTGATCCACAGGGACTTTTTGAGCTCGGCAAGTCGCTGGCTCCGTTGCGCGATCGCGGCACGCTGATTGTGGGTTCGGGCTTCACCACCCACAACCTGCGCTGGTTCAACCCAGCCGGCGGCCCTGATAGCACGCCACCGTCTGCTTCGAGCGAGTTCGACCACTGGGCCGAAGAAGCCATGGCCCGCGGCGACGTGGACTCCATCCTTGACTTCTTGCACAAGGCTCCGGCTGCCCGCGAGGCACACCCTCGCTCCGAGCACTGGGCTCCGCTCTATGTCGCTTTGGGTGCCGCGTACACTTCCGGCGACATCAATGCGAAGACCGCGATCGACGGTTTCTGGTTCGGTCTCTCGAAGCGCTCCTGGACTCTTACCTAA
- a CDS encoding ABC transporter ATP-binding protein → MLLKLLIQYSKPYAAWIVAVVVLQLLSTIAALYLPSLNASIIDEGVSKGDTDFIWRTGGVMLAVAFAQVITAILAVYFGAKTSMAVGRDLRRAVFRNVSAFSAREVNSFGAATLITRNTNDVQQVQMLLLMALNFMVSAPIMCVGGVIMALREDIGLSWLVWVSVPLLGIVVGILVALLMPMFRTMQDRLDGINGVLREQITGIRVIRAFTREKYETERFDAANLRLTEIGVKVGQIFVLMFPLIMMILHLSTAAVLWFGGQRVDSGEMQVGALTAFLQYLLQILMAVMMGTFMAMMIPRAVVCAERIDEVLSTRSTLEDPKVSVAGVAAPVDGAPAVEFKNVSFVYPGAEKPILNSISFTAPVGKTTAIIGSTGAGKTSLLNLIPRLYDPDQGEVLLDGRPTNTLPREEISRLVSAVPQKPFLFSGTVATNLRFGAQDATDDELWEALRIAQAEDFVREKGEGLDLKISQGGTNVSGGQRQRLCIARSLASKPRVYLFDDSFSALDVSTDARLRAALEEPTKDAAVIIVAQRVSTITSADQILVMENGEIVGRGTHEELLESNETYREIVESQISAEEVA, encoded by the coding sequence ATGCTGCTTAAGTTGTTAATCCAATATTCAAAGCCGTATGCGGCTTGGATCGTGGCAGTGGTGGTGCTGCAATTGCTCTCCACAATCGCTGCTTTGTACTTGCCATCGCTGAACGCCAGCATCATCGATGAAGGCGTCTCAAAGGGTGACACCGACTTCATCTGGCGCACCGGTGGCGTCATGTTGGCCGTTGCGTTCGCTCAGGTCATTACCGCAATTCTGGCGGTCTACTTCGGCGCCAAAACGTCCATGGCTGTGGGCCGGGACTTGCGTCGGGCGGTATTCCGCAACGTGTCAGCGTTCAGCGCGCGCGAAGTAAATTCTTTTGGAGCCGCAACGCTCATCACCCGTAACACCAACGACGTCCAGCAAGTACAAATGCTCTTGCTCATGGCCCTGAATTTCATGGTGTCCGCGCCGATCATGTGCGTGGGTGGCGTGATCATGGCGCTGCGCGAAGACATCGGATTGTCCTGGTTGGTGTGGGTGTCCGTGCCGCTGCTTGGCATTGTGGTAGGCATCCTCGTGGCGCTGCTCATGCCGATGTTCCGCACCATGCAGGATCGCTTGGACGGAATCAACGGTGTCCTGCGCGAGCAGATCACTGGTATCCGCGTCATCCGCGCCTTCACACGCGAGAAGTATGAGACCGAGCGTTTTGACGCGGCGAACCTGCGATTGACGGAAATCGGCGTGAAGGTCGGCCAGATCTTCGTGCTCATGTTCCCGCTCATCATGATGATCCTGCACCTGTCCACTGCGGCGGTGCTGTGGTTCGGCGGTCAGCGCGTGGACTCCGGCGAGATGCAAGTAGGCGCCCTGACGGCGTTCTTGCAATACCTCTTGCAGATCCTCATGGCCGTCATGATGGGAACGTTCATGGCCATGATGATTCCGCGTGCCGTGGTGTGTGCTGAGCGCATCGATGAAGTGCTCTCTACCCGTTCCACGCTCGAGGATCCCAAGGTGTCCGTCGCTGGTGTGGCAGCTCCGGTGGATGGCGCCCCGGCTGTCGAATTCAAGAACGTCAGCTTTGTGTACCCGGGCGCTGAGAAGCCAATTCTCAACAGTATTTCGTTTACAGCTCCGGTGGGCAAGACCACCGCGATCATCGGTTCCACGGGCGCCGGCAAGACCAGCTTGCTGAACCTGATTCCGCGGCTCTATGACCCGGATCAGGGCGAAGTCCTGCTCGATGGTCGGCCCACCAACACCTTGCCGCGCGAGGAAATCTCCCGCTTGGTATCCGCCGTTCCTCAGAAGCCGTTCTTGTTCTCCGGAACCGTGGCTACCAACCTGCGCTTCGGTGCTCAGGATGCCACCGACGACGAGCTGTGGGAAGCGCTGCGGATTGCTCAGGCGGAGGACTTTGTCCGCGAGAAGGGCGAAGGCCTGGACCTGAAGATCTCTCAGGGTGGCACCAACGTCTCCGGCGGTCAGCGTCAGCGTTTGTGCATCGCGCGCTCGCTGGCCTCGAAGCCGCGCGTCTACTTGTTCGATGACTCCTTCTCCGCTTTGGACGTGTCCACGGATGCGCGCTTGCGGGCAGCGCTCGAGGAACCTACCAAGGACGCGGCCGTGATCATCGTGGCGCAGCGCGTTTCCACCATCACCTCCGCAGATCAGATCCTGGTCATGGAAAACGGTGAAATTGTGGGCCGTGGAACGCACGAAGAACTCTTGGAATCCAATGAGACCTACCGCGAAATCGTGGAATCTCAGATCAGCGCGGAGGAGGTGGCCTAA